The following DNA comes from Candidatus Peregrinibacteria bacterium.
TCTGGTGTTGCGGATGAGGTTTTGCTCGGAAAACGAGGAGAGGATTTTCTGAAGATTGTTTCTGAAATTGCCCCAGATCTTCTTGCCGTTGGATACGATCAACATATTCCTCCTCATTTTTCTGAGTACTTTCCACAAATACTCTTTTGTACTATCCCTGCAAAAAATCCCGAAAAATGGAAGTCGAGTTTCTATCGAAAGAGCACCTAAGCACTTCTGCTTCTGCTTTCATTGTATACTTCTTTTCGCTACAATATGGGAGATTTTTGGGTTCCTTATGACAAAAAAACCGATTCTTATTACTACTTCTATTGCCTATGTTAATGGTGCGCCGCATGTTGGCTTTGCCATGGAAGCTATTGAGGCAGATACATTTGCTCGCTGGAAACGTTTGCGTGGGTATGATGTCTTTTTTCTTACGGGGACAGATGAGCATGGTATCAAAATTTATCGAACGGCAGAGGAACAGGGGATAAGCGCAAAAGAGTTGGCAGATAAAAATTCTGCACACTTCCAAGAGCTCGCAAAAACACTCCATATTTCTCACGATGACTTTATTCGCACGACTGAAGAGCGGCACATTCGCGGAGCACAGGAGTTTTGGCGTCGGATTGAAAAACGGGAAGATTTGGAAGAGCGTCCCTTTACCGGAAAATACTGCGTTGGTTGCGAAACATTCTATACAGAAAAAGAGCTCGAAAATGGATACTGTCCCATTCACCTCTGTCTACCAGAAGAGTTGACGGAGAAGAACTACTTCTTTCGTCTTTCGCGCTATTCTAAGGAGGTTTCTTCTCTTCTTTCAGAGGAAACTATTGAAGTT
Coding sequences within:
- a CDS encoding adenylyltransferase/cytidyltransferase family protein is translated as MTTVLATGVFDHFHPGHRFFLESAKKLGDRLVVIVARDENVFRIKGFFPEYSEKERLQSIRNSGVADEVLLGKRGEDFLKIVSEIAPDLLAVGYDQHIPPHFSEYFPQILFCTIPAKNPEKWKSSFYRKST